A genomic segment from Flavobacterium litorale encodes:
- the msrB gene encoding peptide-methionine (R)-S-oxide reductase MsrB, whose amino-acid sequence MKKYSVEKTEAEWKALLGNERYQILRKKGTEYPNSGEYNLHFEEGTYTCGACHEPLFASNAKFKSGCGWPAFDDALPGKIEYIKDTSFGMQRTEILCANCGSHLGHVFDDGPTPTGQRYCVNSLSVDFKK is encoded by the coding sequence ATGAAAAAATACAGTGTAGAAAAAACAGAGGCTGAATGGAAAGCATTATTAGGCAACGAACGGTATCAAATACTGCGTAAAAAAGGTACCGAATACCCTAACTCCGGAGAATATAATTTACATTTTGAAGAAGGTACGTATACATGCGGTGCCTGCCACGAACCACTTTTTGCAAGTAACGCTAAATTTAAATCGGGTTGTGGGTGGCCAGCTTTTGATGATGCCCTACCTGGAAAAATTGAGTATATAAAAGATACATCGTTTGGTATGCAGCGTACCGAAATACTATGTGCAAACTGTGGTAGCCATTTAGGACATGTGTTTGATGATGGACCAACACCAACTGGGCAACGCTACTGCGTAAACTCATTATCGGTAGATTTTAAAAAGTAA
- a CDS encoding DUF1579 domain-containing protein yields MKKIYLSLAVVALVFASCKKEEKMDPEAENETMTDTIVEEEVMPEEPMDSIAMQEAWGKYMTPSDTHKMLAEEVGTWNNEMKFWMGPGAPAQEVSSTCEIKMILGGRYQEAKYSGEMWGEPFNGKSTLAYDNAAEEFISTWIDNMGTGMLVLKGKHDEGTNTTKMTGEMVDPMTGKMMPVREVYTIVDENTRKMEMFYGSGDNEYKSMEIIMTRA; encoded by the coding sequence ATGAAAAAAATTTATCTAAGCCTTGCTGTAGTAGCATTGGTATTTGCTTCGTGTAAAAAAGAAGAAAAAATGGATCCCGAGGCAGAAAACGAAACAATGACCGATACGATTGTTGAGGAAGAAGTAATGCCAGAAGAACCTATGGACTCTATTGCCATGCAAGAAGCATGGGGTAAATACATGACACCAAGCGATACGCATAAAATGTTAGCCGAAGAAGTAGGTACTTGGAATAACGAAATGAAGTTTTGGATGGGACCTGGAGCTCCAGCACAAGAAGTATCCTCTACTTGCGAAATAAAAATGATTTTAGGCGGTCGTTACCAAGAAGCCAAATACTCTGGTGAAATGTGGGGGGAGCCGTTTAATGGTAAAAGCACATTAGCTTATGATAATGCCGCTGAGGAGTTTATATCTACTTGGATAGATAATATGGGAACGGGTATGCTAGTCCTTAAAGGCAAGCATGACGAAGGTACTAACACAACAAAAATGACAGGAGAAATGGTTGACCCAATGACGGGGAAAATGATGCCAGTTCGTGAAGTATATACTATTGTTGACGAAAACACCCGTAAAATGGAAATGTTTTACGGTAGTGGCGACAACGAATATAAAAGTATGGAAATTATAATGACACGTGCGTAA
- a CDS encoding M48 family metallopeptidase, giving the protein MKKSILVLSGTLFLLMMSCSTNPFTGKKNLNFVSNAQLFPTAFQQYDQFLSQHKVITGTSQSAMVKKVGQKIKMAAEKYLNANGYKGYLDGYAWEYNLVEDPAVNAWCMPGGKIVIYTGIMPIAQDEAGLATVMGHEVAHALVNHGAQRMSASTLQQLGSAGVAVATSGQSQTAQQIYQQAYGITTQYGAMLPFSRKHENEADDVGLILMAIAGYNPENATAFWQRMAANAGGGAPPEFLSTHPSSNTRIRNIKNQIPKAKAEAAKFGVTF; this is encoded by the coding sequence ATGAAGAAAAGTATACTAGTTCTTTCAGGTACATTATTCCTGCTAATGATGTCTTGTTCTACAAATCCATTTACAGGAAAAAAGAATCTCAATTTTGTTTCTAATGCGCAACTTTTTCCTACTGCCTTTCAGCAGTACGACCAATTTTTGAGTCAACACAAAGTAATAACTGGTACTTCACAGTCCGCTATGGTAAAAAAGGTAGGACAGAAAATAAAAATGGCAGCCGAAAAATACCTTAATGCCAACGGGTATAAAGGTTATTTGGATGGTTACGCATGGGAGTATAATTTAGTTGAAGATCCTGCTGTAAACGCTTGGTGCATGCCAGGCGGAAAAATTGTAATATATACAGGTATTATGCCTATAGCGCAAGATGAAGCTGGGCTTGCAACTGTTATGGGGCACGAGGTTGCCCATGCATTAGTAAACCACGGAGCACAACGAATGAGTGCAAGCACACTACAACAGCTTGGCTCTGCAGGTGTGGCAGTAGCCACATCAGGGCAAAGCCAAACAGCCCAACAAATATACCAGCAAGCCTATGGTATTACTACCCAATATGGCGCTATGCTTCCTTTTAGTAGAAAACATGAAAATGAAGCCGATGATGTTGGATTAATATTAATGGCAATAGCAGGTTATAATCCAGAAAATGCAACAGCATTTTGGCAACGTATGGCGGCCAATGCAGGTGGCGGTGCTCCCCCAGAATTTTTAAGTACTCACCCATCAAGCAATACCAGAATAAGAAACATAAAAAATCAAATACCTAAAGCTAAAGCCGAAGCGGCAAAATTTGGCGTAACGTTTTAA
- a CDS encoding alpha/beta hydrolase has translation MSRKVKKKKQSMAVPKSILTTAKVLQKLSNKLAAKFTMKLFITPVKFKLPKREEKMERESRQEYLDIPKLNKKICLYHLGNNAKKVLIVHGWSGRGTQLWSIADSLVKNGYSTLSFDAPAHGKSTGRTSDMMEFIACIQELDKKYGPFEYGVGHSLGGMALLNAIKRGTTVKKAVTIGSGDLISDIMDDFTQKLGMDIETNKTMIKLFEKQFGITINSYATYIAAKELTIPVLVVHDTEDEDVPVSAAYHIHKHLQDGELIITEGLGHRKILGDSNVINKITKFLT, from the coding sequence ATGTCAAGAAAAGTAAAGAAAAAAAAGCAATCAATGGCAGTACCAAAATCTATTTTAACCACTGCAAAAGTTTTACAAAAACTATCCAATAAGTTAGCAGCAAAATTTACTATGAAACTTTTTATTACTCCCGTTAAGTTTAAACTTCCAAAAAGGGAGGAAAAAATGGAACGTGAAAGTAGACAAGAGTATTTGGACATTCCTAAGCTGAACAAAAAAATATGCTTGTACCATTTAGGCAATAATGCTAAAAAAGTGTTAATTGTACATGGCTGGAGCGGTCGGGGTACACAGCTTTGGTCTATAGCCGATAGTTTAGTAAAAAATGGATACAGTACCCTTAGTTTTGATGCACCTGCTCATGGAAAATCGACAGGAAGAACAAGCGACATGATGGAATTTATTGCTTGCATTCAGGAGCTTGACAAAAAATACGGTCCTTTTGAATACGGTGTTGGACACTCGCTTGGTGGTATGGCATTGCTTAACGCAATAAAGCGCGGTACTACAGTTAAAAAAGCGGTTACTATTGGCAGTGGCGATTTAATATCGGATATTATGGATGACTTTACGCAAAAGTTAGGCATGGATATTGAAACAAATAAAACAATGATTAAATTATTCGAAAAGCAATTTGGAATAACCATTAACAGTTATGCTACGTATATAGCAGCAAAAGAGTTAACTATTCCAGTACTTGTTGTTCATGATACGGAAGATGAGGATGTACCCGTATCAGCTGCCTATCATATACATAAGCATTTACAAGATGGCGAGTTAATAATAACAGAAGGTTTAGGACACCGTAAAATTCTTGGAGATAGCAATGTCATTAATAAAATAACCAAATTTTTAACCTAA
- the bshB1 gene encoding bacillithiol biosynthesis deacetylase BshB1 — translation MKLDILAFGAHPDDVELSCGATVAKEVSLGKKVGIVDLTRGELGTRGTAEIRDEEAAEAANILGVTVRENLRFRDGFFTNDEAHQLEVIKMIRKYQPNIVICNATDDRHIDHGKGSKLVSNACFLSGLRKIETTINGVQQSAWRPNVVYHYIQWKNLAPDFVVDVTGFMDTKVASLMAYKSQFYDPSSNEPVTPIATKNFKESIHYRAQDLGRLINSEYAEGFTVERYLAVNSLADLK, via the coding sequence ATGAAATTAGATATACTAGCCTTTGGCGCACACCCCGACGATGTAGAATTAAGCTGTGGTGCAACAGTAGCCAAAGAAGTCTCCCTAGGTAAAAAAGTAGGTATTGTAGATTTAACTAGGGGAGAGTTGGGTACACGAGGTACCGCTGAAATACGCGATGAAGAAGCAGCCGAAGCAGCCAATATATTAGGAGTAACTGTAAGAGAAAATCTTCGGTTTCGTGACGGGTTTTTCACAAATGACGAAGCGCATCAGCTCGAAGTTATAAAAATGATACGCAAGTACCAGCCCAATATTGTAATCTGTAATGCAACAGACGACCGCCATATTGACCATGGTAAAGGGAGTAAATTAGTTTCAAACGCCTGTTTTCTTTCAGGATTACGCAAAATAGAAACTACAATAAACGGAGTACAACAATCAGCATGGCGTCCTAATGTAGTATATCATTATATACAATGGAAAAACTTAGCACCCGATTTTGTAGTAGATGTTACAGGTTTTATGGATACTAAAGTAGCATCGCTCATGGCATATAAATCTCAATTTTACGATCCATCCAGTAACGAACCCGTTACACCTATAGCAACAAAAAATTTCAAAGAAAGCATACATTATAGGGCACAGGACTTAGGAAGATTAATTAATAGTGAGTATGCCGAAGGTTTTACAGTAGAAAGATATTTGGCAGTGAACAGTTTAGCAGATTTAAAGTAA
- the msrB gene encoding peptide-methionine (R)-S-oxide reductase MsrB codes for MKKVLILFILFSLTACKGQVKEETEKEITNEITDSKFKVAKTDAEWRAQLTPTQYDVLRNKGTERPHTGKYNKFFEDGVYVCIACKNPLFKSDTKFDSHCGWPSFDQAIEGSVIYEHDASYGMDRTEVMCANCGGHLGHVFDDGPKETTGDRFCTNSVSIEFIPAKE; via the coding sequence ATGAAAAAAGTATTAATATTATTTATTCTGTTTTCTTTAACCGCGTGTAAAGGACAGGTAAAAGAAGAAACGGAAAAAGAAATCACTAATGAAATAACAGACAGTAAGTTTAAGGTAGCAAAAACAGACGCCGAATGGCGTGCCCAATTAACACCAACACAGTACGATGTACTACGCAATAAAGGTACAGAGCGACCACACACTGGTAAATACAATAAATTTTTTGAAGATGGTGTTTATGTTTGTATAGCGTGTAAAAATCCACTTTTTAAATCGGATACCAAATTCGATTCGCATTGCGGATGGCCATCGTTCGATCAAGCTATAGAAGGCTCTGTAATATATGAGCATGATGCAAGTTATGGTATGGACAGGACGGAGGTAATGTGTGCCAATTGCGGCGGACATTTAGGGCATGTTTTTGATGATGGTCCTAAAGAAACTACGGGCGACCGTTTTTGTACCAACTCAGTATCTATCGAATTTATACCTGCCAAAGAATAA
- a CDS encoding isochorismate synthase produces the protein MTNTDILSKIQLQLDAKKPFVVYCKPESDTITALFQKESKQYYLENFLDKGFVFAPFTGTKKAFIPAKASAIVTTKITKDVVQKDESYTEPSINQQAKHNFEQLVAQSIAVIKTGKFNKLVTSRTEHIAVDTNVAETYQRLLHAYPNAFRYCFYTPDTGLWMGATPEQLLKVKDDILQTVALAGTQLYKEGEKAVWESKEQEEQQIVTNYIVSSLKQYSNTINVTKPHTFRAGNIIHIKTDIKAKLEEATLLENIINKLHPTPAVCGLPKETAMQFLLDNEMYNREYYSGYLGEINHDFTLDAQNKTNLFVNLRCMKLTSSGVQLYIGCGITKDSDPEKEFFETVNKSITMRKVL, from the coding sequence ATGACGAATACTGATATCTTATCGAAAATACAATTACAACTGGATGCCAAAAAACCCTTCGTGGTCTATTGCAAGCCAGAATCGGATACTATAACAGCACTCTTCCAAAAAGAATCCAAACAATACTATTTGGAAAATTTTTTAGATAAAGGTTTTGTATTTGCTCCTTTTACAGGAACTAAAAAAGCGTTTATTCCAGCAAAGGCATCTGCCATAGTTACTACTAAAATAACTAAAGATGTAGTGCAAAAGGATGAGAGTTATACCGAGCCAAGTATTAACCAACAAGCAAAACACAACTTTGAGCAACTCGTAGCCCAAAGTATAGCAGTTATTAAAACAGGGAAATTTAATAAATTGGTTACCTCCCGAACCGAGCATATTGCCGTAGATACGAATGTAGCTGAAACCTATCAACGTTTGTTGCACGCATACCCTAATGCTTTTCGGTATTGCTTTTATACACCCGATACAGGCTTATGGATGGGAGCTACGCCCGAGCAGTTATTAAAAGTAAAAGATGATATTTTACAAACAGTGGCTTTAGCAGGAACACAATTATATAAAGAAGGAGAAAAAGCCGTTTGGGAAAGCAAGGAGCAAGAAGAGCAACAAATAGTAACCAATTATATAGTAAGTTCACTAAAACAATACAGCAACACCATTAATGTTACCAAACCCCATACTTTTAGGGCAGGAAATATAATACACATAAAAACAGATATCAAAGCAAAATTAGAAGAAGCTACCCTTTTGGAGAACATAATAAATAAGCTACACCCAACACCAGCCGTATGCGGATTACCTAAGGAAACAGCAATGCAGTTTTTATTAGATAACGAAATGTATAACCGCGAATACTATTCAGGATATTTAGGCGAAATTAATCATGATTTTACGTTAGATGCCCAAAATAAAACAAACCTATTTGTGAATTTACGCTGTATGAAGCTAACGAGCAGTGGAGTGCAGCTATATATAGGTTGCGGTATAACTAAAGATAGTGATCCAGAAAAAGAGTTTTTTGAAACAGTAAATAAAAGCATAACAATGCGCAAAGTATTATAA
- a CDS encoding choice-of-anchor Q domain-containing protein, producing MRNCLLLLIGGFVLLLTSCRNDFEFEPSSGNLGFSRDTVYLDTVFTNIGSSTYTLKVYNRSDNDISIPSLRLGEGEQSKYRLMVDGMPGKVFNDVELLAKDSMFIFIETTIDYDEYINEDTNFLYTDRIEFDSGANFQKVELVTLVQDAIFIKPDRPLPTDMKETLTISGEPSDIQGHELATPEELNWTNEKPYVVYGYAFVPNGSTLTIDAGARVHFHAESGLIVDNTGKMVINGEQSVTEAMENEVIFEGDRLEPQFAEIAGQWNGIFLLSGEDNVVNHLTLKNATVGILIDRLFDDTVPRLTLNNSQIYNCANFGMLARGTNLTATNVVMNNAGEAALVCTLGGTYNFTHCTFGNYFNSFNQVPVALNDYQIQEDVLFIGNMDATFNNCIIYGSGNFGLSMERLANDEVAFNCTFNNCLIKLRDFSNRLENEPLYPFNGNNPTLALYNNCIISESTSINPEFVAPNDNDLNLTEESDAIDVAADLGNSIDLNGNPRPNPNTGIPDIGAYEYYSE from the coding sequence ATGCGCAACTGTTTATTATTACTTATTGGCGGATTTGTATTATTGCTTACCTCGTGCCGAAACGACTTTGAGTTTGAGCCTAGCTCGGGAAATTTAGGTTTTTCGCGCGATACGGTTTACTTAGATACTGTTTTTACCAATATAGGCTCTAGTACTTACACACTTAAAGTGTACAACCGCAGCGATAACGATATTAGCATACCAAGTTTGCGTTTGGGCGAAGGAGAACAATCAAAATACCGCCTTATGGTAGACGGAATGCCTGGAAAGGTATTTAATGATGTAGAGCTACTGGCAAAGGATAGTATGTTTATTTTTATTGAAACGACTATAGATTATGACGAGTATATTAATGAAGATACTAACTTTTTATACACCGATAGGATAGAATTTGATAGTGGTGCAAACTTCCAGAAAGTAGAGTTGGTAACGTTAGTACAAGATGCTATTTTTATAAAACCCGATCGCCCGTTACCTACTGATATGAAGGAAACTCTTACCATAAGTGGTGAACCATCGGACATACAGGGGCACGAATTGGCTACCCCAGAGGAATTAAACTGGACGAATGAGAAGCCCTACGTGGTGTACGGTTACGCTTTTGTACCCAATGGTAGTACGCTAACCATAGATGCAGGTGCTCGCGTTCACTTTCATGCCGAATCAGGTTTAATTGTCGACAATACTGGTAAAATGGTTATTAACGGTGAGCAATCGGTTACCGAAGCTATGGAAAATGAGGTAATTTTTGAAGGTGATAGGCTCGAACCACAATTTGCCGAAATTGCAGGACAATGGAATGGTATATTCCTCCTTTCGGGAGAAGATAACGTAGTAAATCATCTAACCTTAAAAAATGCTACCGTAGGTATTTTAATCGATCGACTTTTTGACGATACTGTACCACGATTAACACTCAATAACAGCCAAATATACAACTGTGCCAATTTTGGTATGCTTGCCAGAGGCACAAACTTAACAGCAACTAACGTAGTAATGAATAATGCTGGAGAAGCAGCATTGGTGTGTACACTAGGGGGTACGTACAACTTTACGCACTGTACTTTTGGTAACTACTTTAATAGTTTTAACCAAGTGCCTGTAGCATTAAACGATTACCAAATACAAGAAGATGTATTGTTTATTGGTAATATGGATGCAACGTTTAACAACTGCATTATATATGGTTCGGGTAACTTTGGGCTTTCAATGGAAAGACTAGCAAATGACGAAGTAGCTTTTAACTGCACTTTTAACAATTGTTTGATTAAGCTACGTGATTTTAGCAATCGATTAGAGAACGAACCTTTATACCCTTTTAATGGTAACAACCCCACATTGGCATTGTATAATAATTGTATTATTTCGGAAAGTACAAGCATCAATCCTGAGTTTGTTGCTCCGAATGATAATGACCTAAATCTTACCGAAGAGTCTGATGCTATTGATGTTGCAGCCGATTTGGGTAATAGTATCGACTTAAACGGTAACCCAAGACCAAATCCAAATACTGGAATTCCAGACATAGGGGCTTACGAGTATTATTCAGAATAA
- a CDS encoding MFS transporter → MPQLEKGSKKLLNAWAFYDWANSVYSLVIASAVFPIFYNAIFPEGQKYIAVFGTSIKSTALISFVTAFAFLFVAFISPLLSGVADYSGNKKIFLKLFCYLGALSCIGLYWFSLENIYWSLVCYFFGLVGFWGSLVFYNSYLPDIAFPKQQDAISAKGYSMGYIGSVFLLIFNLAMVMFPDAFGIKEIEGVEAPAIRAMRYSFVSVGVWWILFSQYTYYYLPKGNKKQKVTRDVLLNGFRELRKVWGQLKNNITLKRYLGAFFVYSMAVQTVMLVATYFGAEEIAWGEDDGAKQMGLIVSILLIQLVAVVGATVTSRLSAKYGNIKTLIGINIIWAVICVCAFFVTLPVHFYVTAGFVGLVMGGIQSLSRSTYSKFLPETKDTASFFSFYDVTEKIGIVIGMMLYGAIDQIFGSMRYSVIFLTLFFVIGIFLLRRVLKK, encoded by the coding sequence ATGCCACAACTGGAAAAAGGGAGTAAGAAACTTTTAAACGCATGGGCGTTTTACGATTGGGCTAACTCAGTATACAGCCTTGTAATTGCCTCGGCAGTTTTTCCTATTTTTTATAATGCTATTTTTCCAGAGGGGCAAAAATATATAGCTGTTTTTGGGACTTCCATAAAAAGTACTGCATTAATAAGTTTTGTTACCGCTTTTGCCTTTTTATTTGTAGCCTTTATATCGCCATTACTATCGGGTGTTGCTGATTATTCAGGCAACAAAAAAATATTCTTAAAGCTGTTTTGCTATCTAGGTGCACTATCGTGTATTGGTTTATACTGGTTTAGTCTCGAAAATATTTACTGGAGCTTAGTCTGCTACTTTTTTGGACTGGTAGGTTTTTGGGGTAGTCTGGTTTTTTATAATTCTTACCTGCCCGACATTGCTTTTCCAAAACAACAAGATGCCATTAGTGCAAAAGGCTACTCTATGGGGTATATAGGCAGTGTATTTTTACTCATATTCAATTTAGCAATGGTTATGTTTCCAGATGCTTTTGGTATTAAGGAGATAGAGGGTGTAGAAGCACCTGCTATACGTGCCATGCGCTATTCGTTTGTATCAGTAGGAGTATGGTGGATACTTTTTAGCCAGTACACCTATTATTATTTACCAAAAGGAAATAAAAAACAAAAAGTAACCCGCGATGTGCTTTTGAATGGATTTAGAGAGTTACGCAAAGTTTGGGGGCAACTAAAAAATAATATTACACTTAAACGGTATTTAGGTGCCTTTTTTGTATACAGCATGGCAGTACAAACCGTTATGCTTGTTGCTACTTATTTTGGTGCCGAAGAAATAGCATGGGGAGAGGATGATGGTGCAAAACAAATGGGGCTTATAGTAAGTATATTACTAATACAGTTGGTTGCCGTAGTAGGAGCAACCGTTACATCTCGTTTGTCGGCAAAATACGGTAATATAAAAACACTTATAGGTATTAACATTATTTGGGCTGTTATTTGTGTTTGTGCCTTTTTTGTAACCTTGCCCGTACACTTTTACGTTACAGCAGGATTTGTAGGGCTCGTTATGGGAGGTATACAATCATTATCCCGCTCTACATACTCCAAATTTTTACCAGAAACTAAAGACACTGCTTCTTTTTTCAGTTTTTACGATGTAACCGAAAAAATAGGCATTGTAATAGGAATGATGCTATACGGTGCTATTGACCAGATATTTGGTAGCATGCGCTATTCCGTTATATTTCTTACATTATTTTTCGTAATAGGTATCTTCCTTCTGCGAAGGGTGTTAAAAAAATAA
- a CDS encoding hotdog fold thioesterase, producing MAFDKEKALEMCNRYSDNTLMQTLEIVYTDAGEGFLEAKMPVNPRVHQPMGLLHGGATVALAESVGSAASLLFVNPELQEVRGIEISANHLRSKRNGIVTGTARIVHQGRSLHLWEVKVTDEAGKLISLCKITNMVLPRKR from the coding sequence ATGGCTTTTGATAAAGAAAAAGCGCTCGAAATGTGCAATCGTTATTCTGATAATACCTTAATGCAAACTTTAGAAATTGTGTATACCGATGCAGGCGAAGGGTTTTTGGAAGCCAAAATGCCCGTAAACCCAAGAGTACACCAGCCTATGGGCCTATTGCATGGTGGGGCAACAGTAGCACTAGCTGAAAGTGTGGGTAGTGCTGCCTCGTTATTATTTGTAAATCCAGAATTGCAAGAAGTACGCGGTATCGAAATTTCGGCTAATCATTTGCGTAGTAAACGTAATGGTATTGTAACAGGTACGGCACGAATAGTACACCAAGGTAGAAGTTTACACTTATGGGAAGTGAAAGTTACCGACGAAGCAGGCAAACTAATATCGCTTTGCAAAATAACCAACATGGTATTGCCCAGAAAACGATAA